caggaaattagttttttttgttgttgtgtgattGATTATGATTCATTCATATAAAACAGCACATTCTTACACAGCAGGAACGTCATAGTTTCACTCTAGTCTAGAccatgatattttttcatgttgcACTTTGTtgcttttgaaccaggcttctTAAATTGCACTACAATGTTTGTCTGAGCAGATTGGGATAAtgtacagaaagaaagacttaTTTCTTTTCCAATGTACTTCACTCTATAAATGACCGATATTAAATATTAGTTTCATATTTGACAccttatgtttttgtttgttgacttGATTGGATAATTAAAAGCTCCAATGGCAGATTCTCTTTTGAATTCTAAGAAATATTATTCTGACTAGCACACAACATATTGTTTACAATTTTCACACTGTTCGATTGATGGTGGTTTACATTGCAGGTGGAATCATCTgacctttttattttgtgtgtgtttgtgtgtaagagagagcgagagagaagagagagtgtgtgcagcGAGTGAACTAACTCATTATGAGCCATTGTTCATCAAATGTGTCTTCCAGCTTTACTTGTTAGCTTAGCTCGTAGCTTCTCGCTATGTGTTTATGTGAACTGTCATTTAGCAaactgtatgtgtgagtgtgtgtgtgaatgtttgtgtgtgtggctaaCTGCTTTATTCAGTATATCTGTGCAGAAATTGTCTCTTACGttgttttctgctttgtttctgtgtttgtttgtttgtgttgtgcatGCTAAACTTGGCTTATTCCGGACTTGTGCTTTTTGGTAAGTTTTTGTATCTAAGTTTCTGTAACTTTTTGTATTTTAGTTTTGTAAtaatatgatttatttttacctgttttaaagctggtttttgagtgtgtgttgctTTGCTGCgcttttctcttctctgctggcagcttttcttttactttataaCCTTCATCCACTGAATGACTGTGTGACCGCTGgtttacttcctggtttacCAACCTGCTGATTGCGAGTTGGTTAAATGGCTTGATGACCAAGCAGCTTGCTGCCTGCACTAAGGAGTGGATAGACTTATTGTTATAACTGTTAGCTGACTGTATTTTACAGttattatttacattaaaatggACCACTGCCTGGACATGAGGTCAGTCAGCAGTGACAAAAACAGCAGTGTAGATGAGAtggcctttcaaaataaagacagaaaaactctCCAAACGCCAATCAAATGGCCAAATCTGTGAAGACTTACAAGAAACCCTCTCCAAATTCTCTTTAGCGACGAACATTAAGACTCCTTGGTGCAGCAGGATCTCACTCCTTGCACTTGTCTTTTCTTACAACTTTCCCCTTTTATCCTATACATCTGAAGTGGCTCCGGTCATGACCTGAAACACACATAGCTTTGGGTGCAGGGTTGAATTTACATACAGTATGCTTCGGTCATTTCTGTCATGTAAATAGAAGCCCCTTCCTACTCGCTATAGACAGAGCTTATTAAAAGATTGAGGTGACAATCTTTTCAAGCTGAGCTTCTTTTCAAGTTTGGGTTTTGAAACATTGCATCCACAGTCTATCTTGTCCAGACATCAACAGGTACTGAAAAGGTTTTGTCTTTTAGTGCTTTTTCACTTCTTAAGGTTCCTTTTCCCTTCTGTCTTTgcatttcttcacatttaaatcCTGATGTTATTGGGTGCTTTGGGTGACAAATTTTACTCTGGTCAAACATTGAAATTGGATAGTTGAACTTCAAGAGCAAGCTTTTGGAAACACCATAAACACAATGAGAAGTTACCTAGAGAAAACTTACTCATGTCCCTAAATTTTCTTGTTTACACCTTATCCCTCTATCTTTTTGCACTGATAAAGAAGTAGAGTGTTGCTTTCTCCTATATTATCAAGTTATCCAGCATCTTCTGTATATCAGTTTGAAGTTTAgtcaaaatacagaaaaacCTTGAGTCATGTTAACTGTATTGAGAAGAACATAATTCTCAGAAATACATTGAACTCACATACACTCGGATATTACAACACCAGattagtttttcattttgaacacTTTGAGACCTAGAACAACAGTCAACATACAGTATGCCAGAAAGCTTTCGGGGGTTAAAGTTAACACACCACTCATATGGAGTGTTATTTCTAGGAagtaaatgtaacatttaaatcaaacaacATCGAGGAAAGGGACAGTCAGTGGATGATTTTTCAGTCCAGCATAGGGCACATGTCAAGGGGCAAAGCAACAGGTGTAACCATAGAAAACAAATAGTCTGTATAATCAATATCAAACTTAATAGAAGGAAATATATGATGTAGATTGTTGATTGTATcataactttattttaactgCATGCATTCTGCCGTGTTTGCAGCAACAGCTGGCtcagctgcagaaagaaaagtCAGAGATTCTGAAGAACCTGGCTCTCTACTACTTCACCTTTGTGGATGTCATGGAGTTTAAGGtggggaacacacacacacacacacacacacacacactcgcacacacactctgactgtATACCATGTGGGTGATTCTATTGAAGTACTTATATTGAGACTTTTATCCACAGGATCACGTGTGTGAGCTGCTGAACACCATTGACGCCTGCCAGGTCTTCTTTGACATTGTAAGAGCAGCACCCCAATTTATAAGCTTGTTCCTAATGATTACAATTATTAAACTATTGCACTGGTTGTTATAGATGTTGTAACCATTATTTGAGCATTGAATAAAAATTCCTATCTACTCTTTTCATGTCAGACGGTGAACTTTGACCTGACCAAGAACTACCTGGACCTGGTGGTGACTTACACTACTCTGATGACAATACTCTCTCGCATTGAGGAGAGGAAGGCCATCATAGGGCTGTACAACTATGCCCACGAGATGACCCATGGAGCAAGgtaactgaaatataaaaactggTTTCCATATAGATATAAAGCAAGGTTTAACTGATTTGTTCAGATATTCTATAAAAGAATTCAGAGACAGAGATGTTTTTATCCATTTCTGTTATTCAAGAATCAGGAAGGTTGGTTGTGATAAACATTTGATGGCACTTATGCTCTTGCCATTAGCAATAGCAGAATAAAGGGATGCAACAAGAGATTTCATTCCATGTTTTGTCACTTTGTATTACCCTTGGAGGCAGAAATATGTAATGAAGGTCAAGTGAGTACTTGTATGAAGTTTTCATGGCAAGTGGCAAAATTGGGATTGACGATCAGAGGTGTCCTATGgtacaaaaaagagagaaaaacaagcagctgacatgtttcataaaacaacaatagatTTGGGGTAAAAAGTAATTATGACCCAAAGGAAATTTGACCAACTTTTCAATCATTTGACAAGAAGTTAGGAGTAATGTTGATGACCTGTGACAAAAATACGCTTTATTCCAAACAGAGTGTTTGATGCCTGTATGTAATCAAAGCTACTATCAATTCGAGCTTGTTGTATGCTGGTCGAAAATACTCAATCCAACTactttacagcaaaaacaacGCTCATTTCCACAAGACACAAATATTGCTCAGACTGAACACATGCTTGGAACGAACCACAAAATTAATGGTCTTCTTTTAACAGGTTAAAAAATCAAGCAATTACCTTGGTCTTTTAGTAACcaatgtactgtgtgtgtgtgtgtgtgtgtgtgtgtgtgtgtgtgtgtgtgtgtgtgtgtgtgtgtgtgtgtgtgtgtgtgtgtgtgtgtgtgtgtgtgtgtgtgtgtgtgtgtgtgtgtgtgtgtgtgtgtgtgtgtgtgtgtgtgagacagtgaCCGGGAGTACCCCAGGCTGGGCCAGATGATCGTGGATTACGAGAACCCTTTGAAGAAGATGATGGAGGAGTTTGTTCCACATGGAAAGGTAGGAGAACTACGTTAACATCCAGTCATAAACAcaaacttttctttatttttgtatctttcagttcacttttttattttccctttcttttgtAAATACTGGCTGTTTCATTAAAACAAGCTTTAAGGGTTCACGGTATGATTTTCGATATTTACAAAGGATTTAATCTTGTTTTTGCGGAGGCACTGTTGCCATAGCATCTCTAGTGCCTGTTTTAGATCAGTCAGTCAGAGCAGAACAACATCCTACTCTTTGACTAGGAGTCAAAATATCAAATGAGGAAATAAGGGGAAATCTTTGATGATCAATTACATAAACTACAGTACCAAAGAGCTAACCGTACACTGATAGGTACATACTGTAGcctttatgttgtttttgtatgtctgtaaaaatgtggagcctgaaaaatattttattcagtttactcctctgctcctttctttctcttttcaccctcatgtttctctctcttcatgctgcctgtcttctttctctctctcctttctgtcCTCCAGTCCCTGTCGGATGCTTTGATCAGTCTTCAGATGGTTTATCCCAGGAGGAATCTGTCTGCTGACCAGTGGAGGAACGCCCAGctgctctctctcatctctgctccctccaccatgcttaacccTGCACAGTCGGACACAGTTAGTATGATTATGAATCAACTGAGAAGGCTAATAATGTACAGCAAGAGCCAATGTTTTGATCACAATGTCCAATCTAATGGGGTTGTTAAGAAGCATATCGTTAATGTTTCAGTATTTGATCACTCTGTCTTGTGTCTGTCTCTTTTAAGATGCCGTGTGAATACCTTTCACTGGACGCAATGGAGAAGTGGATTGTTTGTAAGTTCTGGATTCAAAGTTTGTGTGTTGATTGCTGCTGGTTGCTGGTTGCATATTGTCATATACTCCTCTCTTTACCTCTGTCCAGTCGGTTTCATCCTGTGTCATGCTGTGCTGAACAGCGACGCAGCAGCATTGTCTCTGTGGAAGTTAGCTCTGCAGAGCTCCACCTGCCTCTGTCTGTTCAGGGATGAGGTCTTCCACATCCACAAGTCTGCAGAGGATCTCTTTGTGAACATCAGAGGGTAAGAATGTCTTTATGTGAGGCGACACATAGACACACTCACAGTCTTTGGCCTATATAAAGTATGCACACAGGGGAATAACCAGAGtgtatgtaaaaaataaaaataaaagttttgttGCTCTTTTAACACAGCCTTTTTTCTCATGCATTTTCCAGGTACAACAAACGAATTAATGACATCAGAGAGTGCAAGGAGCAGGCCTTGTCTCATGCGTATGTACATAATCTTGTTACTGATTCTGTCATTTTATCCCGCTCCTCAATCTTCATCCAATTTGTTtccaacacacagagaaattgggtttttctgatttatttctccgtcctcattttctgttttattcatttgtattcCCGCTCACAGGCTTTGGTCTTTCCCTCAGGGAGGCTCACACAGAATCATCACCTTCTTCTTCCCTTTATCCCCTATTCAGTTTTCCTCCTGTTTTATCCTCCCCCTCTGTCTCATCTCAGCTCTTATCCTCTTACTGATTCTGTCTTCCCCTTTCATCTCCACTCTCATTCTTCTACCGTCACTGCCATctacttacttttgtgcttctGCAGGATTGTCCTCAAAGTGTCAAAATACCATTTAACCATGATGCTTGTGTGACTCGATACCCTACTCTGACTTCCTCTGCCTGccttcttttctctgcagggGCTCCATGCACCGAGAAAGACGCAAGTTTCTCAGATCTGCTCTGAAGGAGTTGGCTACGGTTTTAGCCGATCAGCCTGGACTTCTGGGTCCTAAGGTAACAGAGGATACCACTGTTAACGTTAACCTAAAATCACCCTTAAAAATCGTTTTGTTGTTAGATTTTGTTCAATGAAAGCACACAAAAACGATGCTGAATGTAAAGACATGAGCAAAACTCTGAGTTATTTTAGCTGAGATATTAAGGACATATATtggtattatttattttgccaTCATGTTCAAGAGTAACTGTAAATGCTTTGATATCTCTGAAATCTGTAAAACCAAGGCATatgtaagaaataaataaataaatgtcctGGCCTTAAGAATAAATTTAGGATCATTTTAAGCAGGACTGCATTTAGTTCATCAGTTGAACAACCAAAGAATTAGCAGCTGTGTTGACTGTCTGACACTGATTACTGAGACCtcaaataaattatttcatCCACTCTTTATTTAACATAAAAAGAGGTTTGATAAGATCAACTTTTTAAGATAAATCTGGCCAAGAAGGCATCATAAAACTGTTTTAGAAAAGAGGACACAATATACAGTCAAGGACCAACTTCGAACCTGACAGTCGCTACATTAAGACTTACTTCTAGTCTGACGGTGTGAGTCTTGGTCTTGAATGTCACATACAGTACCATCGTTTAAGTATTACATTACCACCTTAAACAATGCCACAGAAGTCTCTCAGCTTATTAGGACAGATGGGAACCCTTGAAGTTCTTCTGTCCAGATGCAGACCCTCATTAATGTGCCAATGTGGATGTGAATATATTTACCAAGTCGAGCTGACTCTGTAAACATTTGTGGTTCAGAGAATTTGAGGTCACTGTAGACTCCTCTTGGAGATTTGTGTTTGAGTTATTTATCTTTGGGATTTCCTGACATTTAGcatttgctgtttttaaatctgtgtttctttctctctctgtctgcctccctCGTCATTTCTATGTCTTCTTCCTTCGGTCCCACTAGGCGTTATTTGTATTCATGGCATTGTCGTTTGCCCGTGATGAGATCATCTGGCTGCTTCGACATGCAGACAACATCCAGAAGAAAAGCACAGATGACTTCATAGACAAGTAGGTGACCATACACACCTAAatgaacataaaaaataaacaagtgtgTTCTGCTATAACAAAAACCTGATacatatgtttgtttgtatctttcAGACACATAGCTGAATTGATTTTCTACATGGAGGAGCTCAGAGCTCACGTCAGGAAGTATGGCCCTGTGATGCAGCGATACTACGTCCAGTACCTGTCTGGATTTGATGCTGTGGTGCTTAATGAACTTGTCCAGGTATGAACACCTGCACAGTCTCAATTAACAAACACAGCTCTCAACTGAGCACAGTTAACACTAATGTACTCACATAGAAACTGCACACACATGGCAGAAACTATGAGGTTTCTCATTTTGATTACAGACACTTTTTACGGCATCAATTCAAAGCTGAATCAAGACCATCCTTTTAGAGGTTAAATGTCCATAACTGCATTTTTCTAACCAATTTTTCTATCTTCAATTATCTCCAGAACCTGTCGGTGTGTCCGGAGGATGAGTCTATTATCATGTCTTCATTCGTCAACACGATGACCTCTCTCAGTGTCAAACAAGGTAAACCATTACTTGACGTACCATTGCGTCATAGACGTATTAATGAAAGTGTGACTCATTTGTTGTGCTCTCTGTTACAGTAGAAGACGGAGAGGTGTTCGACTTCAGAGGCATGAGACTTGACTGGTTCAGGCTGCAGgtgtgcactcacacacacagagcttgcatttttaaaagacagTGTATTTCCACACACAAATGTTGGTAATTACTACTTAGTGAATTAGGTTGTGAGAAGGAGGGTCTTATTATTCTGTTTGTCCCCCTGTAGGCCTACACCAGTGTCTCTAAGGCAAGTCTTGGTATAGCTGATCACAAGGAGCTGGGTAAAATGATGAACACCATCATCTTTCACACCAAGATGGTGGACTCTCTGGTGGAGATGCTGGTTGAAACATCAGATCTGTCCATCTTCTGGTGAGACACTAACCAGAGCTTGTGAACACAAACTCAGATGATACTACTGTGTGTGAAGTTCTTTCCTAATTGCACTGGTGTCCATATATTACATTCAGTTAAGTGTACCATGATGATAGAGATGAGTGTTGATGAGTATTGGTCaactttggtgttttttttctgtgtgtagcTTTTACAGCCGTGCTTTTGAGAAGATGTTCCAACAGTGTTTGGAGCTTCCCTCTCAGAGCCGACACTCCATCTGCTTCCCTCTGCTCTGCACACACTTTATGTCCTGCACACACGAGCTCTGTCCTGAGGAGGTAAAAACACCTACATCTTTTCAAAACATATCAAGCCTGAGCATCaaaacacctttttttattACTGTTGAATATACtatgatgataataaaagcaacagctTTTTGCGTGTGATGTGTTTACTCTTTCCCCTGCGCAGCGCCACCACATAGGGGACCGGAGCCTGTCGCTGTGTAACATGTTTCTGGATGAGATGGCGAAACAAGCCAGAAATCTGATCACGGACATCTGCACTGAACAATGTACACTCAGCGACCAGGTAGGCACTCACAGAGGCAGCAAATCAGATTAAATATTGATGTTGTGCAAACAATGAGTCACTTCTGGGCAGGAGGAGATATGCTTAAACATAACTTATTTTGATGTTTAAAGATATAGAGTTAAATCAGTGGATCCAAGCTGGCTGTCTGACATTACTgctatgtttattttatgaacTGTGTTGCTTTGCTAACATCTCATAAACCAAATCTACCAACATCATCTCCATGCCTCAGACTTTACAAATATCGGCATCATCTAACCTGCCGAATACTTTAAAACGTTCTTTTCTCCTTCTACTTATTTTTCTGTAGCTGCTCCCAAAGCACTGTGCGAAAACCATCAGCCAGGCCGTGAACAAGAAGAGCAAGAAGGCAACGGGGAAGAAGGGAGagcctgagagagagaagccGGGAGTGGAGAGCATGAGGAAGAACAGACTACTGGTCACCAAGTGAGTCTAATAGGCAGAGAACAAACTGCAGAACAAGATAAAACTCTGTTCTTTTTGCCCTCTTGTGCTAATGAGTAATTactgttttctctttcattgATATTAATTATAGATAATGACCATCATTGTCTTCATTATTAGTTTCCCATTTCCATGTTTAATCATCTTCCTTTTCAAGGATCAGTTATCATTACAGTTATATTTAGCTGTTTATCCTCATTCAGAGGTTACTTTGTTGGTTATGATACTTTTCAGATCACACTGTGCAAACATTAAGATGAGATGATCACCATTAACCATCTGTGTTAGAGGTTTCGTGTATAAAGTAGAGGCTTCTAAAGTGTCACCTACATATTTCTTCGCCTACTTCATTTTTAGTATTATAATTATGATCTTCTTATAATTCTTAATAATGAGTTTGAAAAAACTTGGTCTTTGTAGCATCTGAACATATTCATGTTTAGTTGTATCTTTTGGAATCCATGTGGACCGTgattttgttcctttctttcctctccccAGTCTGGATAAACTCCACACAGCACTATCTGAACTCTGCTTCTCCATAAACTATGTTCCCAACCTGGTGGTGTGGGAGCATACATTCACACCCAGAGAGTACCTCACCTCACACCTGGAGATCCGATTTACCAAGTAAGCAAATACCACACAGATCAAACACAAATACTTCTGTTTATAAGTATTTTTTGTACATTcatgattaaaaataatgacagattgTAAATCTTGTGTATAATCTGTGATCTACTTTTAGATAATTAAGCATGTTTGGatccaaataattaaaaaggatAAGTGAGTTTAGGAAAGCCCCTGCAAGATATTCACagcaccccccaaaaaaaagagatttaacATCAACATCAATGTGTTAAATCAACCCacacctctgtgtttgtgtatctctGATGGTCTCACTGCCTCTGTCTCCAGGTCTATAGTGGGGATGACCATGTACAACCAGGCTACTCAGGAGATAGCCAAGCCCAGTGAGCTGCTGACAAGTGTCAGGGCCTACATGACGGTGCTTCAGTCCATAGAGAACTACGTCACCATCGATATCACCCGCGTCTTTAACAACgtcctcctgcagcagacacAGCACCTGGACAGCCACGGGGAGCCCACCATCACCAGCCTGTACACAAACTGGTACGTTTCAATGAGCCCAGTCAGTTTGAGAACGTACAGCATCTACAGCAGAAGTATATTCAAAGACTATAGGTAATCACTAAAAGTTCTCAGATCCTGCCTTGAGaaagtatttgtgtgtgtttaggtacCTGGAGACGTTGCTCCGCCAGGTTAGCAATGGACACATTGCCTACTTTCCTGCCATGAAGGCCTTTGTCAACCTGCCCACAGAGAACGAGCTGACTTTCAACGCTGAGGAGTACTCTGACATCTCTGGTATGAAAACGTACAAACTTTCTCACATTTACACTTAAAAATGACAGATTGCTGTTGAACAAACGCACTCTTTGATTTTAGTCTTACTGTTATTGGCATTTAAACATCTCTTGTAATATGTcttattgtttgtgtgtttttacagagaTGCGTTCCCTGTCAGAGCTTTTGGGACCATACGGTATGAAGTTCCTCAGTGAGAGTCTAATGTGGCACATCTCATCACAGGTTGCTGAACTGAAGGTATAAAAGTACAGTCACAGACATgtccattcaaaataaaatgttgatctTCATTTAAGGAACAGCTTTTCTGTAGTAAtgcagaaaacattaaaatttgaaaaacttaaaatgtatcattaccATGCAGAAAAGAATCCCTTATTCCAAATAAATATCCTGCAGTTATATGATGTGATTGGCAGTGTACATATGTTGTTCATTGATAAGATACATATAAGTGCAATTTAAAGCACTATAACTCAACAAAAGTACCTCAAATACAAACATTGAATGTCtttctttaaaacagaaaataaaagcaccattGTACTCTGGAATGAAGTCATATCTGATCTGCTGCTAACTCTGTGTGTTGTCAATTATCCATAAAGAAACTGGTTGTTGAAAACATGGAGGTGTTGACCCAGATGAGGACGAGCTTTGACAAACCAGAACACATGGCTGCCCTCTTCAAGAAACTCACCTGTAAGTTTCACACACAACtacactgacacacatacagCATATACATATCACCATCTCATTACAGCTTAATTACCACTGGGACACCTTGAAACATAATGCCACATAACACTTGACAGCTCACTCCGAAACAAGTGATTTCATTGTAACACTCTGCTGCCTGACTTTTGTTACTTATGTGAAGACAGCTTCCCAGggttgatttaaaaagaaaagctttgattttaaagattttataaGAAACTTTTgtggcaggtttttttttttttttttttttacactttatttttcttgttttttaacaaatattttacaacaatACTGAGAATATAAGACAGACAGGGTCTTCGTGAGTGAGGTAAAATGCTCTAAATGATATACCATAGTaagggacagagagaagaaaaacaaacaaatagtgGAGTGGCCAGCTGTGTTATTCAACAGCCTGCATGTTCAGTTCTTACGTGTCTGAGAATTTCTTTAGAATCCTTAAGGTCCTGTCAGTTCAAGGCTGTCCACAGGAGGCACAAAAAAGGCATTTCCACAGCAGAACACATGAAAATATAGACTTAATTACACATTCATATAAGTTGTCCAGTTCTTCTAatatttttcaccttttttttgttgaatgtCTTATT
This genomic interval from Notolabrus celidotus isolate fNotCel1 chromosome 4, fNotCel1.pri, whole genome shotgun sequence contains the following:
- the nckap1 gene encoding nck-associated protein 1 isoform X1, encoding MSRGVIQPSQQKLAEKLTILNDRGIGMLTRVYNIKKACGDPKAKPSYLVDKNLESAVKFIVRKFPAVETRNNNLAQLQKEKSEILKNLALYYFTFVDVMEFKDHVCELLNTIDACQVFFDITVNFDLTKNYLDLVVTYTTLMTILSRIEERKAIIGLYNYAHEMTHGASDREYPRLGQMIVDYENPLKKMMEEFVPHGKSLSDALISLQMVYPRRNLSADQWRNAQLLSLISAPSTMLNPAQSDTMPCEYLSLDAMEKWIVFGFILCHAVLNSDAAALSLWKLALQSSTCLCLFRDEVFHIHKSAEDLFVNIRGYNKRINDIRECKEQALSHAGSMHRERRKFLRSALKELATVLADQPGLLGPKALFVFMALSFARDEIIWLLRHADNIQKKSTDDFIDKHIAELIFYMEELRAHVRKYGPVMQRYYVQYLSGFDAVVLNELVQNLSVCPEDESIIMSSFVNTMTSLSVKQVEDGEVFDFRGMRLDWFRLQAYTSVSKASLGIADHKELGKMMNTIIFHTKMVDSLVEMLVETSDLSIFCFYSRAFEKMFQQCLELPSQSRHSICFPLLCTHFMSCTHELCPEELFACDVFTLSPAQRHHIGDRSLSLCNMFLDEMAKQARNLITDICTEQCTLSDQLLPKHCAKTISQAVNKKSKKATGKKGEPEREKPGVESMRKNRLLVTNLDKLHTALSELCFSINYVPNLVVWEHTFTPREYLTSHLEIRFTKSIVGMTMYNQATQEIAKPSELLTSVRAYMTVLQSIENYVTIDITRVFNNVLLQQTQHLDSHGEPTITSLYTNWYLETLLRQVSNGHIAYFPAMKAFVNLPTENELTFNAEEYSDISEMRSLSELLGPYGMKFLSESLMWHISSQVAELKKLVVENMEVLTQMRTSFDKPEHMAALFKKLTSVDSVLKRMTIIGVILSFRSLAQEALRDVLSCHIPFLVSSVEDFKDHIPRETDMKVAMNVYELSSAAGLPCEIDPALVVALSSQKSENISPEEEYKIACLLMVFVAVSLPTLASNVMSQYSPAIEGHCNNIHCLAKAINQIAAALFTIHKGSIEDRLKEFLALASSSLLKIGQETDKMTTRNRESVYLLLDMIVQESPFLTMDLLESCFPYVLLRNAYHAVYKQSISANA